In Fundulus heteroclitus isolate FHET01 unplaced genomic scaffold, MU-UCD_Fhet_4.1 scaffold_46, whole genome shotgun sequence, a single window of DNA contains:
- the LOC110369175 gene encoding gastrula zinc finger protein XlCGF57.1 → MSIIKQDVVAGHFIINQNEVSVLDQKEMESLKTKGRTDDLELIQVKEEECESKPLQIIKKEDHIELKQEMDTLMVTVSGPLKIKEESEEQELNHIKEEELVKIEIVGISQDENHDELKQETDALMETDSGTLEIKEEPVVLEPEKVKVEEYGSGSRQMKKKETDTLTLTASRDERDHQQPELNGNQTILQNFSKAEHHQEIKTCKALGSSRDEQQQKKSKKNRRQSDNVEKGIDNGEKCKQCEVCSKMFKFSSDLIAHMRTHTGERPFSCLTCGKRFGKKINLCTHLRAHTGEKPFLCITCGKSFNQKSHLKSHTITHAGDKPFSCITCGKGFSQKSYLKSHISTHAGEKPFSCVTCGKGFNQKSHLKSHIRTHTGEKPFSCITCGKNFNQKGNLTSHMRSHTDEKPFSCITCGKSFNQKSNLKSHVRSHTGEKPFSCITCGKGFKQRSTLNSHMRTHTGEKPFLCVTCGKSFRQRSKLNDHIRSHTGEKPFLCITCGKGFSVQTHLITHLRSHTGEKPFSCIACGKCFSRKSSFNRHTKTHINEKPL, encoded by the coding sequence ATGTCTATTATTAAACAAGATGTTGTTGCTGGTCATTTTATCATCAACCAAAATGAGGTATCTGTTCTGGACCAGAAGGAAATGGAATCCCTGAAAACCAAAGGAAGAACAGATGATCTGGAACTTATACAAGTAAAAGAAGAGGAGTGTGAATCAAAACCTTTGCAGATTATAAAGAAAGAAGACCACATAGAACTGAAGCAAGAGATGGATACCTTAATGGTAACAGTTTCTGGACCACTTAAAATTAAAGAAGAATCAGAGGAACAAGAACTGAATCATATAAAAGAAGAAGAGCTGGTAAAGATTGAGATTGTAGGCATCAGTCAGGATGAAAACCACGATGAACTGAAGCAGGAGACTGATGCATTAATGGAAACAGATTCTGGAACTCTTGAAATCAAAGAAGAACCGGTAGTACTAGAACCTGAAAAGGTAAAGGTAGAGGAGTATGGATCAGGATCTCGGcagatgaaaaagaaagagactGATACCTTAACCCTAACAGCTTCTAGAGATGAAAGAGACCATCAGCAACCTGAATTAAATGGAAACCAAACAATCCTTCAGAACTTTTCTAAAGCAGAACATCATCAAGAAATAAAGACTTGCAAGGCCTTGGGATCCAGCAGAGATgaacagcaacagaaaaaatctaaaaaaaacagacgtcAAAGTGACAATGTAGAGAAAGGGATTGATAATggtgaaaaatgtaaacagtgtgAAGTTTGCagtaaaatgttcaaatttaGTAGTGATTTAATAGCTCACATGAGGACTCACACGGGTGAGAGGCCTTTTTCATGTTTAACCTGTGGGAAGAGGTTTGGTAAAAAAATCAACTTATGTACTCACCTAAGAGCTCATACAGGTGAGAAACCTTTTTTATGTATaacctgtggaaaaagtttcaatCAAAAAAGTCATTTAAAGAGCCACACAATAACGCATGCAGGAGATAAGCCTTTCTCTTGTATCACTTGTGGAAAAGGTTTCAGTCAAAAAAGTTATTTGAAAAGCCACATTAGTACTCATGCAGgcgagaagcctttctcatgtgtgacatgtggaaaaggttttaatCAAAAAAGTCATTTGAAAAGTCATATAAGAacccatacaggagagaagcctttctcttgtATCACGTGTGGAAAAAATTTCAATCAAAAGGGTAATTTGACAAGCCACATGAGGAGTCATACAGATGAGAAGCCTTTCTCGTGTATcacctgtggaaaaagtttcaatCAAAAAAGTAATTTGAAAAGCCACGTGAGAAGTCATACAGGTGAAAAGCCTTTCTCATGTATTACCTGTGGAAAGGGTTTCAAACAAAGAAGTACTTTGAATAGTCATATGAGAACTCATACAGGAGAAAAGCCGTTCCTTTGTGTTACCTGTGGAAAATCTTTCAGGCAAAGAAGTAAATTGAATGACCACATAAGaagtcacacaggtgagaaacctttTCTATGTATTACATGTGGGAAAGGTTTCAGTGTACAAACTCATTTGATTACCCACCTTAGaagtcacacaggtgagaaacctttCTCGTGTATAGCctgtggaaaatgtttcagtCGCAAAAGTAGTTTTAATAGGCACACAAAGACTCATATAAATGAGAAGCCTTTATAA
- the LOC105933348 gene encoding zinc finger protein 391-like: MSAIKQDVLAVQFILDQKEISALDQNDTESLKINGGAEEPEPTRVKGEEYGSEPLQILMKEDQKVLKQETDTLTGTVSASLEIKEEPEELELNHMKEDYCDLEPKWMVKIEVEGISQDENQDVLKQETDTTIETDSGSLGIKEEPEELELKQVKEEEHGDQDVLKQETDTLTLTASDKTDHQHPELNGNQFIFQNVPKAEHQEIKTHEASESSRDELQQNRSRCQGDNVKKGNKDRKIHKRKKCKQCEVCSKSFKFTCELTAHMRTHTGEKPFSCVTCGKSFSRSSHLSTHLRAHTGEKPYSCMGCGKSFSHRSNFSAHLRAHTGEKPFSCTICGKDFNQKSNLNTHMRTHTEDRPFSCLTCGKGFRNKCHLNSHMRSHTGEKPFSCKTCGQVYSHKCHLNRHMRSHTGERPFPCTTCGKRFLHKSSLTKHVRTHTK, translated from the coding sequence ATGTCTGCTATTAAGCAAGATGTTCTTGCTGTTCAGTTTATCCTCGACCAAAAAGAGATCTCTGCTCTGGACCAAAATGATACAGAATCTCTGAAAATCAACGGAGGagcagaggaaccagaacctacACGAGTAAAAGGGGAGGAATATGGATCAGAACCTCTGCAGATTTTGATGAAAGAAGACCAGAAAGTACTGAAGCAAGAGACTGATACCTTAACGGGAACAGTTTCTGCATCTCTAGAAATCAAAGAAGAACCAGAGGAACTAGAACTGAACCATATGAAGGAAGATTATTGTGATTTAGAACCTAAATGGATGGTAAAGATTGAGGTTGAAGGCATCAGTCAGGATGAAAACCAGGATGTACTAAAGCAGGAAACTGATACAACAATAGAAACAGATTCTGGATCACTTGGAATAAAAGAGGAACCAGAAGAACTAGAACTCAAACAAGTAAAGGAAGAGGAGCATGGAGACCAGGATGTACTGAAGCAGGAGACTGATACCTTGACCCTGACAGCTTCTGATAAGACAGACCATCAACATCCTGAACTAAATGGAAACCAATTCATCTTTCAGAACGTCCCCAAAGCAGAGCATCAGGAAATAAAGACTCACGAAGCCTCAGAGTCCAGCAGAGATGAACTTCAACAGAATAGAAGTAGATGTCAAGGTGACAATGTGAAGAAAGGGAATAAGGACAGAAAAATTCACAAgcgtaaaaaatgtaaacagtgtgAAGTATGTAGTAAAAGTTTCAAATTCACTTGTGAGTTAACAGCTcatatgagaactcacacaggtgagaagcctttctcatgtgtgACCTGTGGCAAGAGTTTTAGTCGAAGTAGTCACTTATCTACTCACCTGAGGGctcatacaggagagaaaccatACTCCTGTATGGGCTGTGGGAAGAGTTTTAGTCATAGAAGTAACTTCTCTGCTCATCTAAGAGCAcatacaggtgagaagcctttttcaTGTACTATCTGTGGAAAAGATTTTAATCAGAAAAGTAATTTGAATACTCATATGAGAACTCATACAGAAGACAGACCGTTCTCATGCTTAACCTGTGGGAAAGGGTTCAGAAATAAATGTCACCTAAATAGCCACATGAGAagtcacacaggagagaagcctttctcgtGTAAGACCTGTGGACAAGTTTACAGTcataaatgtcatttgaatAGACACATGAGAAGTCATACAGGAGAGAGGCCTTTCCCATGTACAACCTGTGGAAAACGTTTCCTTCATAAAAGTAGCTTGACTAAGCATGTTAGAACTCACACAAAATAG
- the LOC105933439 gene encoding uncharacterized protein LOC105933439, whose translation MDSGRKFWFQAGWLAVGLLSACCGLPTEPKARPGEVQDVYDSLWTNNLDVAEQTLATPFLQHMQFGDLQADDYVSFMIQDINYLLNVTDLLKEMVQKVKSPDDLKTFMEKRYQSYKQFADLMLTQFNLNSLPDIKPIPAMEKYLADYKAIMEKEKPIFFAVSLLPCSRLWIWLANQLKETYGNAYFVWKKNNMHGNPEKHYRALLNKYLKTPDKVKRANQIFRQQMQNEKNFFSASLQE comes from the exons ATGGACTCAG GAAGGAAGTTCTGGTTCCAAGCAGGCTGGTTGGCTGTGGGCCTCCTGTCCGCCTGCTGCGGCCTCCCAACAGAACCGAAGGCTCGTCCTG GAGAAGTCCAGGACGTCTACGACTCTCTGTGGACCAACAACCTGGATGTGGCGGAGCAGACGCTGGCCACGCCCTTCCTGCAGCACATGCAGTTTGGTGACCTGCAGGCCGACGACTACGTCAGCTTCATGATCCAGGACATCAACTACCTGCTGAATGTGACCGACCTGCTGAAGGAGATGGTGCAGAAGGTCAAGAGCCCCGACGACCTGAAGACCTTCATGGAGAAGAGATACCAGAGCTACAAGCAGTTTGCAGACCTGATGCTGACGCAGTTCAACCTGAAC TCCCTGCCGGACATCAAGCCCATCCCAGCCATGGAGAAGTACCTGGCAGACTACAAGGCCATCATGGAGAAGGAGAAGCCCATCTTCTTCGCTGTGAGCCTGCTGCCCTGCTCCCGGCTCTGGATCTGGCTCGCCAACCAGCTCAAGGAGACGTACGGCAACGCCTACTTCGTCTGGAAGAAGAACAACATGCACGGCAACCCGGAGAAGCACTACAGAGCTCTGCTCAACAAGTACCTGAAGACCCCCGACAAGGTCAAACGGGCCAACCAGATCTTCCGCCAGCAAATGCAGAACGAGAAGAACTTCTTCTCCGCCTCGCTGCAGGAGTAG